The Kineococcus endophyticus genome contains a region encoding:
- a CDS encoding GntR family transcriptional regulator, translating into MGEAYEVLRRAVLTMELLPGQALSERGLESLAGASRTPVRAALVRLAHEGLTVRDGRGWRVAPLDLDEVRAVVEHREVVECGAVALAVERATPAGLDAVQVLAESAADDADTGLRDGAQFHVALARLSCNDFLADAVEGALTRLARTRWLEVRSGASREQARSEHLEILAAVRAGDADRAVELVREHARGTRDRLLAHLEADRLGLRSRGVDVVGSGPVG; encoded by the coding sequence GTGGGTGAGGCGTACGAGGTGCTGCGCCGGGCCGTGCTGACGATGGAGCTGCTGCCCGGGCAGGCCCTCAGCGAACGCGGCCTGGAGTCCCTGGCCGGCGCCTCCCGGACGCCCGTGCGCGCCGCGCTGGTGCGGCTGGCGCACGAGGGGCTGACCGTCCGGGACGGCCGCGGCTGGCGCGTCGCACCGCTGGACCTCGACGAGGTGCGCGCCGTGGTCGAGCACCGCGAGGTCGTCGAGTGCGGCGCCGTCGCCCTCGCCGTCGAACGCGCCACCCCTGCCGGGCTCGACGCCGTCCAGGTGCTCGCGGAGTCCGCCGCCGACGACGCCGACACCGGTCTGCGCGACGGCGCGCAATTCCACGTCGCCCTGGCCCGGCTGTCCTGCAACGACTTCCTCGCCGACGCCGTGGAGGGGGCGCTGACCAGGCTGGCCCGGACGCGGTGGCTGGAGGTGCGGTCGGGGGCGTCCCGGGAGCAGGCGCGCAGCGAGCACCTCGAGATCCTGGCCGCCGTCCGGGCGGGCGACGCCGACCGGGCGGTGGAGCTCGTGCGCGAGCACGCCCGCGGGACCCGCGACCGCCTCCTCGCCCACCTCGAGGCCGACCGCCTCGGGCTGCGGAGCCGCGGGGTCGACGTCGTGGGGTCGGGTCCGGTGGGGTGA
- a CDS encoding acyl-CoA thioesterase: protein MEPTTPGEDDINFRTRKWVRPEDLNANGTLFGGSLLRWIDEEAAIYAILQLGNGKVVTKYISEINFVSSAQQGDLVEMGLRATRFGRTSLTMRAEVRNMITRQSILTIEKIVFVNLGPDGQPLPHGYSTITYDRDRIPSTMTTA, encoded by the coding sequence ATGGAACCCACCACGCCCGGCGAGGACGACATCAACTTCCGGACGCGGAAGTGGGTCCGGCCCGAGGACCTGAACGCCAACGGCACCCTGTTCGGCGGCAGTCTGCTGCGCTGGATCGACGAGGAGGCCGCGATCTACGCGATCCTCCAGCTCGGCAACGGCAAGGTCGTGACCAAGTACATCTCCGAGATCAACTTCGTGTCGTCCGCGCAGCAGGGCGACCTGGTCGAGATGGGGCTGCGCGCCACCCGCTTCGGGCGGACGTCCCTGACGATGCGCGCCGAGGTGCGGAACATGATCACGCGCCAGAGCATCCTGACCATCGAGAAGATCGTCTTCGTCAACCTCGGCCCCGACGGGCAGCCGCTCCCCCACGGGTACTCGACGATCACCTACGACCGCGACCGGATCCCCAGCACGATGACGACGGCCTGA
- a CDS encoding rhomboid family intramembrane serine protease gives MLVVTTCWVAQLVHPELLQALRRDPPALAAGQWWRVATPLVVQDPPWQWAVLGPLTLGLGAVVERFWGGRTVVGLFVVTGLLGEAVGYAWLPRGAGSSVGAAGLLGVLVAWSLSPAARVLPAVLVPRVRTAAVVTLAASVASVVLHDVHGLPLLAGVAAGGFLLAKDRREDAA, from the coding sequence GTGCTGGTGGTGACCACCTGCTGGGTGGCCCAGCTCGTGCACCCCGAACTCCTGCAGGCGCTGCGCCGCGACCCTCCGGCTCTGGCGGCGGGGCAGTGGTGGCGCGTCGCGACCCCGCTCGTCGTCCAGGACCCGCCGTGGCAGTGGGCCGTCCTCGGGCCGCTGACCCTCGGGCTCGGGGCGGTCGTGGAGCGGTTCTGGGGCGGCCGGACCGTCGTGGGGCTGTTCGTCGTGACCGGCCTGCTGGGGGAGGCCGTCGGGTACGCGTGGCTCCCCCGGGGTGCCGGGTCGTCCGTGGGAGCGGCCGGGCTCCTGGGCGTCCTGGTCGCGTGGAGCCTCTCCCCGGCGGCGCGCGTCCTGCCCGCGGTCCTCGTTCCCCGGGTGCGCACCGCCGCTGTGGTGACGCTCGCCGCCTCCGTCGCCAGCGTGGTCCTGCACGACGTCCACGGCCTGCCGTTGCTCGCCGGCGTCGCGGCCGGTGGGTTCCTGCTCGCGAAGGACCGCCGCGAGGACGCGGCGTGA
- the ppk2 gene encoding polyphosphate kinase 2, whose protein sequence is MLAVQLTPDLGMSVRDDEDEPELLLADGRAVDTWREDYPYDARLGRAEYEHDKRLLQIELLKLQRWLKESGERLVVLCEGRDAAGKGGTIKRFMEHLNPRGARVVALEKPSERESTQWYFQRYVQHLPAAGEFVLFDRSWYNRAGVERVMGFATPQEYDRFTAQVPLFERMLVDDGIHLVKFWFSVTRAEQRTRFLIRQIDPVRQWKLSPMDLASLDRWDDYTAAKEAMFERTDTDVAPWTVVKTNDKKRARLAAMRHVLARFDYTDKDTEVVGQPDPLLVVHARTILEADRRPETPAL, encoded by the coding sequence ATGCTGGCCGTGCAGCTGACCCCTGACCTGGGCATGTCCGTCCGGGACGACGAGGACGAACCCGAACTCCTGCTGGCCGACGGCCGTGCGGTCGACACCTGGCGGGAGGACTACCCCTACGACGCCAGGCTCGGCCGCGCCGAGTACGAGCACGACAAGCGGCTCCTGCAGATCGAACTGCTCAAGCTGCAGCGCTGGCTCAAGGAGTCCGGCGAACGGCTCGTCGTCCTGTGCGAAGGGCGCGACGCAGCCGGCAAGGGCGGCACCATCAAGCGGTTCATGGAGCACCTGAACCCCCGCGGGGCGCGGGTCGTGGCCCTGGAGAAACCGTCGGAGCGCGAGTCCACGCAGTGGTACTTCCAGCGCTACGTGCAGCACCTCCCGGCCGCCGGGGAGTTCGTCCTGTTCGACCGGTCCTGGTACAACCGCGCGGGCGTCGAACGCGTCATGGGGTTCGCCACCCCGCAGGAGTACGACCGGTTCACAGCGCAGGTCCCGTTGTTCGAACGGATGCTCGTCGACGACGGGATCCACCTCGTGAAGTTCTGGTTCTCGGTGACGCGCGCCGAGCAGCGCACGCGCTTCCTCATCCGGCAGATCGACCCGGTGCGGCAGTGGAAGCTGTCGCCGATGGACCTCGCGAGTCTGGACCGCTGGGACGACTACACCGCGGCCAAGGAGGCGATGTTCGAACGCACGGACACCGACGTCGCGCCGTGGACGGTCGTCAAGACCAACGACAAGAAGCGCGCCCGGTTGGCCGCCATGCGTCACGTGCTGGCGCGGTTCGACTACACCGACAAGGACACCGAGGTCGTCGGGCAGCCCGACCCGCTGCTCGTCGTGCACGCCCGGACGATCCTCGAGGCGGACCGCCGCCCGGAGACTCCCGCCCTCTGA
- a CDS encoding inorganic phosphate transporter, whose protein sequence is METATVILVLVVVVALSFDFTNGFHDTANAMATSIATGALKPKTAVALSGILNLVGAFLSVEVALTVTNAVVKIQAKDGSPKPELLQGGGSALLLIVLAGLVGAIVWNLLTWLVGLPSSSSHALFGGLIGSTVAGLGWAGVNWNGDGSKIDGVVGKVIIPAIASPVLACIVATVGTWMVHRVVSGVAQRFTDQGFRWGQIGSASLVSLAHGTNDAQKTMGVITLGLIASGHWSDTGSVPFWVKAACALAIASGTYLGGWRIIRTLGKGLVEISPAQGMSAETSSGAVILISSHLGFALSTTHVTTGSVLGSGLGKPGATVRWRVAGRMVVAWVTTIPAAGLVGALMWWIGHTLGGGVVGALVISLALLGFAVVVMRHSRKNPVHADNVNDEWDATAGAERTPAAV, encoded by the coding sequence GTGGAGACCGCAACCGTCATCCTCGTGCTCGTCGTGGTGGTCGCTCTCTCGTTCGACTTCACCAACGGCTTCCACGACACCGCCAACGCGATGGCCACCTCCATCGCCACCGGAGCGCTCAAGCCCAAGACGGCTGTCGCTCTCTCCGGGATCCTCAACCTCGTCGGAGCGTTCCTGTCGGTCGAGGTCGCCCTCACCGTCACCAACGCCGTCGTGAAGATCCAGGCCAAGGACGGGTCACCGAAACCCGAACTCCTCCAGGGCGGCGGGTCCGCCCTCCTGCTCATCGTCCTCGCGGGCCTCGTCGGCGCCATCGTCTGGAACCTGCTGACGTGGCTGGTGGGCCTGCCGTCCAGTTCCTCGCACGCCCTGTTCGGCGGCCTCATCGGCTCGACCGTGGCCGGCCTGGGCTGGGCGGGCGTGAACTGGAACGGCGACGGCAGCAAGATCGACGGCGTGGTCGGGAAGGTCATCATCCCGGCCATCGCGTCCCCGGTGCTCGCGTGCATCGTGGCGACCGTCGGCACCTGGATGGTCCACCGCGTGGTCTCGGGCGTCGCGCAGCGCTTCACCGACCAGGGTTTCCGGTGGGGCCAGATCGGTTCCGCCTCCCTCGTCTCCCTCGCCCACGGCACCAACGACGCCCAGAAGACGATGGGTGTCATCACCCTCGGCCTCATCGCCTCGGGGCACTGGAGCGACACCGGGTCGGTCCCGTTCTGGGTCAAGGCCGCGTGCGCCCTCGCCATCGCCTCCGGCACCTACCTCGGCGGCTGGCGCATCATCCGCACCCTCGGCAAGGGCCTGGTGGAGATCTCCCCGGCGCAGGGCATGTCCGCGGAGACGTCCTCCGGCGCGGTCATCCTCATCTCCAGCCACCTGGGTTTCGCCCTGTCGACGACCCACGTGACGACGGGTTCCGTCCTCGGCTCCGGCCTGGGCAAGCCCGGGGCCACCGTCCGCTGGCGGGTCGCCGGACGCATGGTCGTCGCCTGGGTCACCACCATCCCGGCCGCCGGTCTCGTCGGCGCCCTCATGTGGTGGATCGGCCACACGCTCGGCGGCGGCGTCGTCGGTGCGCTGGTCATCAGCCTGGCGCTGCTCGGGTTCGCGGTCGTCGTCATGCGGCACTCGCGCAAGAACCCGGTCCACGCGGACAACGTCAACGACGAGTGGGACGCGACCGCGGGTGCCGAGCGCACCCCGGCTGCCGTCTGA
- a CDS encoding DUF3349 domain-containing protein yields the protein MTSPTLAGRVLDWLRAGYPSGVPQQDYVVLLGLLRRKLTDTEVREIAAEIVGLARQGEVTTVADVERLVNAATLDDPSEADVARVSSHLAAGGWPLADRPF from the coding sequence ATGACCTCCCCGACCCTCGCCGGTCGCGTCCTGGACTGGCTGCGCGCCGGCTACCCCAGCGGCGTCCCGCAGCAGGACTACGTCGTGCTGCTCGGCCTGCTGCGCCGCAAGCTCACCGACACCGAGGTGCGCGAGATCGCGGCCGAGATCGTCGGCCTCGCCCGGCAGGGCGAGGTGACGACCGTCGCCGACGTCGAGCGCCTCGTCAACGCGGCGACCCTCGACGACCCGTCCGAGGCCGACGTCGCCCGCGTCTCCTCGCACCTGGCCGCCGGGGGCTGGCCGCTGGCCGACCGTCCCTTCTGA
- the crcB gene encoding fluoride efflux transporter CrcB: MRAPHRDPRLVLLVGAGGAAGTLLRWAVSEVVPAADGFPLATLAVNVVGSFVLGLLLERLSRRGPETPAALRWRLGVGTGFCGGLTTWSSFAVEVDRLTSTGSVGTAAGYVLVSLAAGLLAVVAGIALAARRAR, from the coding sequence GTGAGGGCACCGCACCGAGATCCGCGCCTCGTCCTGCTGGTCGGCGCCGGTGGTGCGGCCGGGACGCTGCTGCGCTGGGCGGTCTCGGAGGTCGTGCCCGCCGCCGACGGGTTCCCCCTCGCGACGCTGGCGGTCAACGTCGTCGGGTCCTTCGTCCTCGGCCTGCTGCTCGAACGGTTGTCGCGCCGCGGCCCCGAGACCCCCGCCGCGCTGCGCTGGCGCCTCGGGGTGGGGACGGGGTTCTGCGGCGGACTGACGACGTGGTCGAGCTTCGCCGTCGAGGTCGACCGGCTCACGAGCACCGGATCGGTCGGGACGGCCGCCGGGTACGTGCTCGTCTCCCTCGCAGCCGGGCTCCTCGCCGTCGTGGCGGGGATCGCGCTCGCCGCGCGGAGGGCCCGGTGA
- the crcB gene encoding fluoride efflux transporter CrcB: MILLLTLAGGLGAAARFVLDGAVRTRWPSRFPWGILLVNVLGSLVLGFLTGLVLNGADPQWRLVLGVGFCGGFTTFSTAMTDTVRLARDGSVRLGLLNLLGTLGATVTAAAFGLGLAVLL; the protein is encoded by the coding sequence GTGATCCTCCTCCTCACCCTCGCCGGCGGCCTGGGGGCGGCGGCCCGGTTCGTCCTCGACGGAGCGGTCCGCACGCGGTGGCCGTCGCGCTTCCCCTGGGGGATCCTCCTCGTCAACGTCCTGGGGTCCCTCGTCCTGGGCTTCCTCACGGGGCTGGTGCTGAACGGGGCGGACCCGCAGTGGCGGCTCGTGCTCGGCGTGGGGTTCTGCGGCGGGTTCACGACGTTCAGCACCGCGATGACGGACACCGTGCGCCTCGCCCGGGACGGCTCCGTGCGCCTCGGTCTCCTGAACCTGCTCGGGACGCTGGGGGCGACGGTCACGGCGGCCGCCTTCGGGCTCGGCCTGGCCGTCCTCCTCTGA
- a CDS encoding SigE family RNA polymerase sigma factor, whose product MHRRGNRTAAPVVLPGVGEEFEEFVSAGSDRLLRLALLLTGDRVLAEDLLQDVLERMYVGWRRIEDPHAYARTALARRVTDRWRQRGRRPREVELEDWHGEPVADGTAARAERSRVVEALRALPPRQRAVIVLRYFEDWSEEQIADQLDVSRGTVKSQASKGLRTLRTLVGEEVGARWTTS is encoded by the coding sequence GTGCACCGGAGAGGCAACCGGACGGCCGCCCCCGTCGTCCTCCCCGGTGTGGGGGAGGAGTTCGAGGAGTTCGTGAGCGCCGGCAGCGACCGCCTGCTGCGGCTCGCGCTGCTGCTCACGGGCGACCGCGTGCTCGCGGAGGACCTCCTGCAGGACGTGCTGGAACGCATGTACGTCGGGTGGCGGCGCATCGAGGACCCGCACGCCTACGCGCGCACGGCCCTGGCGCGCCGCGTCACCGACCGCTGGCGGCAACGGGGCCGGCGCCCGCGCGAGGTCGAGCTCGAGGACTGGCACGGCGAGCCCGTGGCGGACGGCACCGCCGCGCGCGCCGAACGGTCCCGGGTCGTCGAGGCGCTGCGGGCCCTGCCGCCGCGGCAGCGCGCGGTCATCGTCCTGCGCTACTTCGAGGACTGGTCCGAGGAGCAGATCGCCGACCAGCTCGACGTGTCGCGCGGGACCGTCAAGAGCCAGGCGTCCAAGGGGTTGCGGACCCTGCGGACCCTCGTCGGGGAGGAGGTGGGTGCACGGTGGACGACCAGCTGA
- a CDS encoding amidoligase family protein has translation MPRTGFEVELLAPRGASRLDLAVDLARRCGGRVVRRFHVDTESSATPGVRAFWHLTPAFDVVDDAGNLRCSLVDDTTIVADLDASAPARPGWFRVLSDDPRLLRLVLRYADPAEGIGSVLTPVAAVFGSQVVEVAGVHRLDDSAGATIALAAPLPGERERPCELVTPPFTDRHDERLEELLAAARDLGFSVPREAAVHVNLDAAGFRDVARFRQVVEFFAAREDLHRRFATNPHCRRLGPLPADLVDLVGRDWPDWESLRAAAARTAVTKYADVDVTRVLRVRPGPDVLEVRLLPGSVDGVAIARQAAQLWGSLRSAGRSAGRSTR, from the coding sequence CTGCCCCGCACCGGGTTCGAGGTCGAGCTGCTCGCCCCTCGGGGGGCGAGCAGGCTCGACCTCGCCGTCGACCTGGCCCGGCGCTGCGGCGGACGGGTCGTCCGGCGGTTCCACGTGGACACCGAGTCCTCCGCGACCCCGGGCGTCCGTGCGTTCTGGCACCTGACACCCGCGTTCGACGTCGTCGACGACGCCGGGAACCTGCGCTGCTCCCTCGTGGACGACACCACGATCGTCGCCGACCTCGACGCGAGCGCACCGGCGCGGCCGGGGTGGTTCCGCGTGCTCAGCGACGACCCGCGGCTGCTGCGCCTCGTCCTGCGGTACGCCGACCCGGCGGAGGGGATCGGGTCGGTGCTCACCCCGGTCGCGGCGGTGTTCGGCTCGCAGGTGGTCGAGGTCGCCGGCGTGCACCGGCTCGACGACTCCGCCGGGGCCACGATCGCCCTCGCCGCACCCCTGCCGGGGGAACGTGAACGTCCGTGCGAACTCGTGACGCCGCCGTTCACCGACCGCCACGACGAACGCCTCGAGGAACTGCTGGCAGCGGCTCGCGACCTGGGTTTCTCGGTGCCGCGGGAGGCGGCCGTCCACGTGAACCTCGACGCCGCGGGTTTCCGTGACGTCGCGCGGTTCCGTCAGGTCGTGGAGTTCTTCGCGGCGCGGGAGGACCTGCACCGGCGGTTCGCGACGAACCCGCACTGCCGCCGGCTGGGACCGCTGCCCGCCGACCTCGTCGACCTCGTGGGGCGAGACTGGCCGGACTGGGAGTCCCTGCGCGCCGCGGCGGCACGGACTGCGGTGACGAAGTACGCCGACGTCGACGTGACGCGGGTGCTGCGAGTGCGGCCGGGGCCGGACGTGCTGGAGGTGCGTTTGCTGCCGGGGTCGGTCGACGGGGTGGCGATCGCCCGGCAGGCGGCTCAGCTCTGGGGGTCCTTGCGCTCGGCCGGGCGGTCGGCCGGTCGTTCCACCAGGTAG
- a CDS encoding class I SAM-dependent methyltransferase — MSRFDPTARDAEELWERMYAAHGGHVWTGRPNAALVDATADLTPDTTTSTALDLGCGEGGDVLFLASRGWRVTGVDVSGTALDRARAHAEEAGVADRTRFERHDLGVSFPDGTFDLVAASFLHSYAFLDRAAVLRRAAEAVAAGGSLLVVGHVSRPEQLGPLGEDFPGADVALPDPDELLSTLALPSQDWTVARKELLERTTTFEDGSEGVWRDGVLRLDRR, encoded by the coding sequence ATGAGCCGCTTCGACCCCACCGCCCGCGACGCCGAGGAACTGTGGGAGCGCATGTACGCCGCCCACGGCGGGCACGTCTGGACGGGACGCCCCAACGCCGCCCTCGTGGACGCCACCGCCGACCTCACGCCGGACACCACCACCAGCACCGCCCTGGACCTCGGCTGCGGCGAGGGCGGCGACGTCCTGTTCCTCGCCTCCCGCGGGTGGCGCGTGACGGGCGTCGACGTCTCGGGCACCGCCCTGGACCGGGCCCGCGCCCACGCCGAGGAGGCGGGCGTCGCCGACCGCACGCGGTTCGAGCGGCACGACCTCGGCGTCTCCTTCCCGGACGGGACCTTCGACCTCGTGGCGGCCTCCTTCCTGCACTCCTACGCCTTCCTCGACCGCGCCGCCGTCCTGCGCCGGGCCGCGGAGGCCGTCGCGGCCGGCGGGTCCCTCCTCGTCGTCGGGCACGTCAGCCGCCCCGAGCAGCTCGGTCCGCTGGGGGAGGACTTCCCGGGCGCGGACGTCGCGCTGCCGGACCCGGACGAACTCCTCTCCACGCTCGCCCTGCCGTCGCAGGACTGGACGGTCGCCCGCAAGGAACTGCTCGAGCGCACGACGACGTTCGAGGACGGCAGCGAGGGCGTCTGGCGCGACGGGGTCCTGCGCCTGGACCGCCGGTGA
- a CDS encoding CYTH and CHAD domain-containing protein produces the protein MPSPRLALTRTYLAPTPGSAPESALESAPGGGELPGVADVRPEVEVTSEETHWDTSDLALAAAGVSVRRQTAERTSPAPRGWVLELPGRGPRTHEVRQALGRAVRTAPAALQRLTWAAARGRSLGPVLELSTSARQRDLLDAEGDVVARLTTRQVQARALAPEDSSPQTWAEWQVEVVDGRRDLLDAITDAWEALGAEESDRTAQLRTVLDGPDDEDGFDAVSVDDSAGAVVLARLAQDVGWLLSQDPLARIDAPDAVRSLRIAARRLHSVLTTTAPLFAEGATEELRTELAWITGVTTPVRDLDVLAEKLLEDLDEEAAGHTAGSGTGDPAVVADRVRAVLADRAVAAHAAVLEALDSQRYRDLVATLEAFVADPPTLKAARREARKVLLPLVADAHRAARDAYRDVDLDTDLEIDHDVDHVTADDADALARLRDAVAAARDAAGVVAPKVGEAAEEYVDVLKELLDLLDEHADTVLAREFLAGLVEEFGSGAFVLGRLHALEEVRSAVAFHDVEEAWDAANRKKLRKFLK, from the coding sequence ATGCCGTCCCCTCGCCTGGCCCTCACCCGCACCTACCTCGCGCCCACCCCCGGGTCGGCACCGGAGTCGGCGCTCGAGTCGGCGCCCGGCGGCGGGGAGCTGCCCGGCGTCGCCGACGTGCGCCCCGAGGTCGAGGTCACGAGCGAGGAGACGCACTGGGACACCAGCGACCTCGCGCTGGCCGCCGCCGGTGTCTCCGTGCGCCGCCAGACCGCTGAGCGCACGAGCCCGGCCCCGCGCGGCTGGGTGCTGGAACTGCCGGGCCGGGGCCCCCGCACGCACGAGGTCCGCCAGGCGCTGGGTCGTGCCGTCCGCACCGCACCGGCTGCGCTGCAGCGGCTCACGTGGGCCGCGGCCCGCGGGCGCTCGCTCGGCCCGGTCCTGGAGCTGTCGACGAGCGCGCGGCAGCGCGACCTGCTCGACGCCGAGGGCGACGTCGTCGCGCGGCTGACGACCCGGCAGGTGCAGGCGCGCGCCCTGGCACCCGAGGACTCCTCCCCGCAGACGTGGGCCGAGTGGCAGGTCGAGGTCGTCGACGGTCGCCGCGACCTGCTGGACGCCATCACCGACGCGTGGGAGGCCCTCGGCGCCGAGGAGTCCGACCGCACCGCGCAGCTGCGCACCGTCCTCGACGGCCCCGACGACGAGGACGGCTTCGACGCCGTGTCGGTCGACGACAGCGCCGGTGCCGTCGTCCTGGCCCGCCTCGCCCAGGACGTCGGCTGGCTCCTGTCGCAGGACCCGCTGGCCCGCATCGACGCCCCCGACGCCGTCCGCTCCCTGCGCATCGCCGCCCGCCGCCTGCACAGCGTCCTGACGACGACGGCACCGCTGTTCGCCGAGGGCGCCACGGAGGAGCTGCGGACCGAGCTCGCGTGGATCACCGGGGTCACCACGCCGGTCCGGGACCTCGACGTGCTGGCCGAGAAGCTGCTGGAGGACCTCGACGAGGAGGCCGCCGGGCACACGGCCGGCTCCGGGACGGGGGACCCGGCCGTCGTCGCCGACCGCGTCCGCGCCGTCCTCGCCGACCGGGCCGTCGCCGCGCACGCCGCGGTGCTGGAGGCCCTGGACTCCCAGCGCTACCGCGACCTCGTCGCCACGCTCGAGGCGTTCGTCGCCGACCCGCCGACCCTCAAGGCCGCCCGCCGCGAGGCCCGCAAGGTGCTGCTGCCCCTCGTCGCCGACGCCCACCGCGCCGCGCGCGACGCCTACCGGGACGTCGACCTCGACACCGACCTCGAGATCGACCACGACGTCGACCACGTGACCGCCGACGACGCCGACGCCCTGGCGCGCCTGCGCGACGCCGTCGCCGCCGCCCGGGACGCGGCCGGTGTCGTCGCCCCCAAGGTCGGCGAGGCCGCGGAGGAGTACGTCGACGTCCTGAAGGAACTGCTCGACCTGCTCGACGAGCACGCCGACACCGTCCTGGCCCGCGAGTTCCTCGCCGGTCTCGTCGAGGAGTTCGGTTCCGGCGCCTTCGTCCTCGGGCGCCTGCACGCGCTCGAGGAGGTCCGTTCCGCCGTGGCCTTCCACGACGTCGAGGAGGCGTGGGACGCCGCGAACCGCAAGAAGCTGCGCAAGTTCCTCAAGTGA
- a CDS encoding GNAT family N-acetyltransferase, which translates to MSEIATPVPLSGERVALEPLSAAHAEGLRAVVAEGDLHRTWYTSVPAPEQVDAEVERRLRLQREGVMAPWAVRRLDTGAVCGATTYMNVQADVPRLEIGSTFYAPSAQRTGINAETKLLLLTRAFEDLRCIAVEFRTHWHNHQSRTAIARLGARQDGVLRSHQVLPDGSLRDTVVFSITAAEWPAVRTDLRYRLARGGVR; encoded by the coding sequence GTGAGCGAGATCGCGACCCCCGTGCCCCTGTCCGGAGAGCGCGTCGCGCTGGAGCCCCTGTCGGCCGCCCACGCCGAGGGCCTGCGGGCCGTCGTCGCCGAGGGGGACCTGCACCGCACCTGGTACACGAGCGTCCCCGCGCCCGAGCAGGTCGACGCCGAGGTCGAGCGGCGGCTGCGGTTGCAGCGCGAGGGGGTGATGGCGCCCTGGGCCGTGCGCCGGCTCGACACCGGTGCGGTCTGCGGCGCCACCACGTACATGAACGTGCAGGCCGACGTGCCGCGGCTCGAGATCGGCTCGACGTTCTACGCGCCGAGCGCCCAGCGCACCGGGATCAACGCCGAGACCAAGCTCCTGCTGCTCACGCGCGCCTTCGAGGACCTGCGCTGCATCGCGGTGGAGTTCCGCACGCACTGGCACAACCACCAGTCCCGCACGGCGATCGCGCGCCTCGGCGCCCGCCAGGACGGGGTGCTGCGCAGCCACCAGGTGCTGCCCGACGGTTCCCTGCGCGACACCGTCGTGTTCTCCATCACCGCCGCCGAGTGGCCCGCCGTCCGCACCGACCTGCGGTACCGGCTGGCGCGCGGGGGTGTCCGGTGA
- a CDS encoding ABC transporter ATP-binding protein encodes MTAAEPALVLRGLCKRFGEKVAVDHLDLDVPAGSFYGVVGPNGAGKTTTLSMATGLLRPDAGRAFVAGADVWADPVGAKRALGVLPDGVRLFDRLSGLELVRYSGLLRGMPRAVVEERSRELLDALGLTEAGNTLVVDYSAGMTKKVALACALVHAPRVLVLDEPFEAVDPVSGATIRSILTGYVGGGGTVVLSSHVMDLVERLCTHVAVIAGGRVLAAGDLATVRGTGTLEQRFVDLVGGTRDVTGLDWLR; translated from the coding sequence GTGACCGCCGCGGAACCGGCGCTGGTCCTGCGCGGCCTGTGCAAGCGCTTCGGCGAGAAGGTGGCCGTCGACCACCTCGACCTCGACGTGCCCGCGGGCTCCTTCTACGGCGTCGTCGGCCCCAACGGGGCGGGCAAGACGACCACGCTGTCGATGGCCACCGGGCTGCTGCGCCCCGACGCCGGCCGCGCGTTCGTCGCCGGCGCCGACGTGTGGGCCGACCCGGTCGGAGCCAAACGCGCCCTCGGCGTCCTGCCCGACGGGGTCCGGTTGTTCGACCGCCTCTCCGGGCTGGAACTCGTGCGCTACTCGGGCCTGCTGCGAGGCATGCCGCGCGCGGTCGTCGAGGAACGTTCCCGTGAACTCCTCGACGCCCTCGGTCTCACCGAGGCCGGCAACACCCTCGTCGTCGACTACTCCGCGGGCATGACGAAGAAGGTCGCGCTCGCCTGCGCCCTGGTCCACGCGCCCCGCGTCCTCGTCCTCGACGAACCCTTCGAGGCCGTCGACCCCGTGAGCGGGGCGACCATCCGCAGCATCCTCACCGGGTACGTCGGCGGCGGTGGCACGGTCGTGCTGTCCAGCCACGTCATGGACCTCGTCGAACGGCTCTGCACCCACGTCGCCGTCATCGCCGGCGGCCGCGTGCTCGCCGCGGGCGACCTCGCCACCGTCCGCGGGACGGGAACCCTGGAACAGCGGTTCGTCGACCTCGTCGGCGGGACCCGCGACGTCACCGGGCTGGACTGGTTGCGGTGA